The Candidatus Koribacter versatilis Ellin345 genome has a segment encoding these proteins:
- a CDS encoding ABC transporter permease, with the protein MHTLLQDLRFASRQLRKNPGFAITTILTLALGIGAATAIFSLVNAVLLRPLPFPEQDKIVWTAMAHTPRNAKTADAALVPGSMSYPDYFDLRKGNKTLQYLSSYHDSSFSVTGRGDARHVDGFTVSADFFRTLGVHPERGRDFLADDEKPGVHVAMLGHSLWQSTFGSDPDIIGKNITIGGLSYTVAGVMPADFNFPVQNPAAQLWTTLADDALDSTGDHPVTVQRGAHFLSMVGRLKPGVSTEQAQADLTVIVKNLAAQYPDTNSHFLGAFVKPQLEQMIGDTRGPLRMLFAAVIFVLLIACANVAGLLLARASRRRSEIAVRSALGATRMQIVRQVMVESVFIGICGGIAGLLLSMALLRLLLRFVPSDIPRLDSVGTDYRVFAFAIVISVITGVLFGVLPAMRISRLDPSASLRDGTRTSSAGRQQHHLHGALVIAETAIGLVLLVGSGLLIRSFVRVMHVDPGFDARHVLLASVDLPDNRYPGDKNVSFFQQLIPRLQALPGVQSVAAGWPLPLTGSMMSISFEIEGHPVPKADEPSEIVSIATPGFFKTIGIPVKRGREFLETDTRTSTKVIILTESFAKKYFPNEDPIGKHVKPGLGDGYTDSVWREVVGVVGDIKRQGLTVETRPEYYLPHTQAIVGPPIFVIRTSGDPTQITNAVRSEVAAMDRNVPVYDVHTYDDLISKNASQPRFQSMLLTCFAALALLLSAIGLYAVLSYMVAQRTLEIGVRMALGARRRDVVNLILKHGLGLALVGLVLGMGLSLVLTRYLSSMLYTIKPLDPVTLLTVTGILLVVAVVASTAPAWRAARLDPMKTLRDQ; encoded by the coding sequence ATGCATACGCTGTTGCAGGATCTCCGCTTTGCGTCGCGGCAATTGCGCAAGAACCCTGGTTTCGCCATCACCACCATCCTCACGCTTGCGCTCGGCATTGGTGCCGCCACGGCGATCTTCAGCCTGGTAAACGCCGTGCTTCTGCGGCCGCTGCCGTTCCCCGAGCAGGACAAAATTGTGTGGACGGCGATGGCGCACACGCCGCGCAACGCCAAGACTGCCGATGCCGCTCTCGTGCCCGGCTCCATGAGCTATCCCGACTACTTCGACCTGCGCAAGGGCAATAAGACGCTCCAGTACCTGTCCTCTTATCACGACAGCAGCTTCTCCGTCACCGGCCGTGGTGATGCCCGCCATGTGGACGGATTCACGGTGAGCGCCGACTTCTTCCGCACTCTCGGTGTGCATCCCGAACGCGGCCGCGATTTCCTCGCCGACGATGAAAAACCCGGTGTGCACGTCGCCATGCTTGGCCACTCGCTGTGGCAGAGCACCTTCGGATCGGATCCCGACATCATTGGCAAGAACATCACGATCGGTGGACTTTCCTATACCGTCGCCGGCGTGATGCCCGCGGACTTCAACTTCCCCGTGCAGAATCCTGCCGCGCAGCTCTGGACGACCCTCGCCGATGATGCCCTCGATTCCACCGGCGACCACCCGGTTACCGTGCAGCGTGGCGCACACTTTCTTTCGATGGTCGGAAGGCTGAAGCCCGGCGTCTCCACCGAGCAGGCACAGGCTGATCTCACGGTGATCGTGAAGAACCTCGCGGCGCAATATCCCGACACCAATTCCCATTTCCTCGGCGCCTTCGTAAAGCCGCAGCTCGAACAAATGATCGGCGATACGCGCGGGCCATTGCGAATGCTCTTCGCCGCCGTGATCTTCGTATTGCTCATCGCCTGCGCCAACGTTGCGGGCTTACTGCTCGCCCGTGCTTCGCGCCGACGCTCTGAAATAGCAGTGCGCTCGGCACTTGGCGCCACACGGATGCAGATCGTGCGCCAGGTCATGGTGGAATCAGTCTTCATCGGTATCTGCGGCGGCATCGCCGGACTCCTTCTCTCCATGGCGTTACTCCGCCTGCTGCTGCGCTTCGTGCCCTCCGATATTCCACGCCTCGATTCGGTCGGCACCGACTATCGCGTTTTCGCATTTGCGATCGTGATCTCGGTGATCACGGGCGTACTCTTCGGGGTGCTTCCCGCGATGCGTATCTCGCGTCTCGATCCTTCAGCCTCACTGCGCGACGGTACCCGCACTTCGAGCGCCGGGCGCCAGCAGCATCATCTGCACGGAGCACTCGTCATCGCGGAAACCGCGATCGGTCTGGTGCTGCTCGTCGGTTCAGGCCTGCTCATTCGCAGTTTTGTGCGGGTGATGCATGTCGATCCCGGCTTCGATGCACGCCATGTGTTGCTCGCCAGCGTGGACCTTCCCGACAATCGCTACCCGGGGGATAAAAACGTAAGTTTTTTTCAGCAGTTGATCCCGCGGCTGCAAGCCTTGCCCGGGGTCCAGTCAGTTGCAGCAGGGTGGCCGCTCCCGTTGACCGGAAGCATGATGAGCATATCGTTCGAGATCGAAGGTCATCCTGTCCCCAAAGCCGACGAGCCGTCCGAGATCGTCAGCATCGCAACGCCCGGCTTCTTCAAAACAATCGGTATCCCAGTTAAGCGCGGACGCGAGTTCCTCGAGACCGACACGCGCACGTCGACCAAAGTCATCATCCTCACCGAGAGCTTCGCCAAGAAGTATTTTCCCAACGAAGACCCAATCGGCAAGCATGTGAAGCCCGGGCTCGGCGATGGTTACACCGACAGCGTGTGGCGTGAAGTTGTCGGCGTGGTCGGCGACATCAAGCGCCAGGGCCTCACCGTCGAAACTCGACCCGAGTACTACCTGCCGCATACGCAGGCCATCGTGGGCCCGCCGATCTTCGTCATCCGAACCTCCGGCGATCCCACGCAGATTACCAATGCCGTGCGCTCCGAAGTCGCGGCCATGGACCGCAACGTGCCCGTCTACGACGTGCATACTTACGACGACCTTATTTCGAAGAATGCCTCGCAGCCGCGCTTCCAGTCCATGTTGCTGACCTGCTTCGCCGCGCTCGCGCTCCTGCTCTCCGCCATCGGTCTTTACGCCGTGCTCAGCTACATGGTGGCGCAACGCACACTTGAGATCGGTGTCCGCATGGCGCTCGGTGCGCGTCGCCGTGATGTAGTGAACCTCATTTTGAAACACGGCTTGGGCTTAGCACTGGTAGGACTTGTGCTCGGCATGGGACTCTCGCTGGTGTTGACGCGCTACTTGAGCAGCATGCTCTACACCATCAAGCCGCTCGATCCGGTCACGCTCCTCACTGTCACAGGAATTTTGCTTGTGGTCGCCGTCGTTGCCAGCACCGCGCCCGCGTGGCGCGCCGCTCGCCTCGACCCGATGAAGACCTTGCGCGACCAATAG
- a CDS encoding ABC transporter permease produces MSFFYRHQNEAEFDLELKFHVDERTRELVAQGLSQDEAHRRAMIELGGKEQTAQQLREVHSSALLETIVRNFRSGLRLIRRAPGFSLTVVVTLALAIGANSAVFSAINAILLSPLPYPNGDRLMLLQQKMTNMHHPVTFVSPARLEDWNRMNATFEAMTGYYTEPGSELSGSLPEKVMRAFVAPRFIQVFGVAPALGRDFTSEEFKYGGPDAVILSDSYWRRHFHADPSVIGKRLHIGSTAPTVVGVMPQSFLFPVRDADIFIPSPPDFTYAQSRDATWFTVIGRMKPGVAVTQARADLATVQAQLGRQFPNPDATIAVILNPLKEDTVSSARRSLWMIFGSVSLLLLIACTNIVALFLARTSDREHEISVRFSLGASRARIVAQLLSETFVLACIGSAIGLLLATASARVFHLLAASLPRVDEIALNWRIVGYTFVCAIVVTLLCGTVPALRATRGLSAALAASDRRTSVAARQPLQWTLVAVQVALAVTLLFGAGLLLRSFQALTRVDAGFDPSHVLTLHISGGYGETVDMKAMARRIDHDLDGIRAVPGVEGAATSSSMPGVPDDHKSDVRILEGPQDPDHPTLATNRFVSDGYFATMRIPVLAGTPCEQGKDTKDVLVNRSFADRYMSGTTPMGHHLQFGVNHAIALTGMVRGVVADTRENGLNMDAQPTVYWCIAAPDPDPEFLIRTHSDPMALSQTIRRALGNIEPNRAVFDISTLEDHLSDAYSENRLRTILLSLFALTAVSLACVGLYGTLSYSVTVRRREIGLRLALGAVRGQITKRYVWQALRVTMIGCTCGLVLAAFAGRILRGMLFGVSALDAVTFAGVIALVLGVAALAAIVPAWRASRTDPMHVLREQ; encoded by the coding sequence ATGAGTTTTTTTTACCGCCATCAAAACGAAGCAGAGTTCGATCTTGAACTCAAGTTCCACGTCGACGAACGTACGCGTGAGCTCGTAGCGCAAGGCCTCTCTCAGGATGAGGCGCACCGACGGGCGATGATCGAACTGGGCGGCAAGGAACAGACGGCGCAGCAACTGCGAGAAGTGCACAGCAGCGCTTTGCTGGAGACCATCGTTCGCAATTTCAGATCGGGACTTCGGTTGATCCGCAGAGCGCCAGGCTTCTCGCTCACCGTCGTCGTTACGCTTGCACTCGCGATCGGCGCCAATAGCGCGGTATTTTCCGCCATCAATGCGATACTGCTCAGCCCGCTTCCCTATCCCAACGGCGACCGACTGATGCTCCTCCAGCAGAAGATGACCAACATGCACCACCCGGTCACCTTCGTGTCTCCCGCGCGGCTCGAAGACTGGAATCGCATGAATGCAACGTTCGAAGCCATGACCGGGTACTATACCGAGCCGGGTTCCGAATTGTCCGGCAGCCTGCCTGAGAAAGTCATGCGCGCGTTCGTTGCGCCACGATTCATTCAGGTCTTCGGTGTCGCTCCCGCGCTTGGGCGGGACTTTACCTCCGAGGAGTTCAAGTACGGCGGCCCCGACGCAGTCATTCTCTCGGACAGCTATTGGCGGCGCCATTTTCACGCGGACCCCTCTGTCATCGGCAAGCGACTCCATATCGGCAGCACCGCCCCCACCGTCGTCGGTGTAATGCCGCAATCGTTTCTCTTCCCTGTCCGCGACGCCGACATTTTCATCCCCTCCCCGCCCGACTTCACCTATGCGCAGAGCCGCGATGCCACTTGGTTCACCGTGATTGGACGCATGAAACCCGGAGTCGCCGTAACCCAGGCCCGCGCCGATCTCGCCACAGTCCAGGCACAACTCGGGCGTCAGTTCCCGAACCCCGATGCAACCATTGCCGTCATCCTGAATCCCCTGAAGGAAGATACTGTCAGCTCTGCACGGCGTTCGTTGTGGATGATCTTCGGGTCCGTCAGCTTGCTCCTGCTTATCGCCTGCACAAACATCGTGGCCCTCTTCCTCGCTCGCACCAGCGATCGCGAGCACGAGATATCGGTCCGCTTCTCCCTCGGCGCGTCGCGTGCACGGATCGTGGCACAACTGCTCAGCGAAACCTTCGTGCTCGCCTGCATCGGTTCGGCTATCGGCTTGCTGTTGGCTACCGCTTCCGCGAGAGTCTTCCATCTGCTCGCGGCGAGTTTGCCGCGCGTGGATGAGATCGCCCTCAATTGGCGAATCGTGGGCTACACCTTTGTCTGTGCGATTGTGGTCACGTTGCTTTGCGGTACTGTGCCTGCGTTACGGGCCACCCGCGGGCTGTCCGCAGCCCTCGCAGCCTCCGACCGCCGTACCAGCGTCGCGGCGCGCCAGCCGTTGCAATGGACGCTCGTCGCTGTGCAGGTTGCCCTTGCCGTAACCTTGCTCTTCGGCGCTGGCCTGCTGCTGCGCAGCTTTCAGGCGCTAACGCGTGTAGACGCCGGTTTCGATCCCTCGCACGTCCTCACGCTTCATATTAGTGGAGGCTACGGCGAAACCGTGGACATGAAAGCCATGGCTCGTCGCATTGATCACGACCTCGACGGCATCCGAGCCGTCCCTGGTGTCGAGGGCGCGGCCACGAGTTCTTCCATGCCCGGCGTCCCCGACGACCACAAAAGCGATGTTCGTATTCTCGAGGGACCGCAAGACCCCGATCATCCCACGCTCGCTACCAATCGCTTCGTCTCGGACGGTTACTTCGCCACCATGCGCATCCCGGTACTCGCTGGCACACCGTGCGAACAGGGCAAGGACACTAAGGACGTCCTCGTGAATCGCAGCTTCGCCGATCGCTACATGAGCGGCACGACGCCCATGGGCCATCACCTTCAGTTCGGAGTGAACCACGCCATCGCGCTCACCGGAATGGTCCGCGGCGTCGTGGCCGACACGCGTGAGAACGGGTTGAATATGGATGCGCAGCCAACCGTGTACTGGTGCATCGCCGCACCCGATCCCGATCCCGAATTCCTCATCCGCACCCATTCCGATCCAATGGCGCTCTCCCAGACCATCCGCCGTGCGCTTGGAAACATTGAGCCAAACCGCGCCGTCTTCGACATCAGCACTCTCGAAGATCACCTCAGCGACGCCTACTCCGAGAACCGCTTGCGTACCATCCTGCTGAGTCTCTTCGCACTCACTGCAGTTTCTCTCGCATGCGTGGGGCTGTATGGCACCTTGAGCTACTCGGTTACGGTACGCCGGCGCGAGATCGGCCTTCGCCTCGCGCTGGGCGCGGTCCGCGGACAAATCACCAAGCGATACGTCTGGCAAGCCTTGCGGGTTACCATGATCGGCTGCACCTGCGGCCTGGTGCTCGCGGCTTTTGCTGGGCGCATACTCCGCGGCATGCTCTTTGGTGTCTCGGCCCTCGATGCCGTGACGTTCGCCGGCGTAATTGCACTCGTGCTCGGCGTTGCAGCACTTGCCGCGATCGTTCCAGCATGGCGTGCCTCGCGAACCGATCCAATGCACGTGCTGCGCGAACAGTAG
- a CDS encoding serine hydrolase domain-containing protein — MRTLLVFASLLVSAGLFAAEPIHRLDGGTISPEQIDATVTRLMKAAEVPGLGVAVIDDGKVVYLKGYGFRDVEKKLPYTPDTVAYAASFTKSAFAYMVLQLVDERSLDLDRPVYGYLPKPLLEYDDYKDLAGDERWKKITARMLLSHTSGLPNLRRFEDDQKVHIHFEPGSRYAYSGEGLKLLQLVIETIAKQPLQQLMEKRVFEPFGMTRTSMVWNAEFEDNFANGYDENGRNLGPDRRKSAGAAGSMVTTIRDFSRFLQLVMHGDRLSPKMHSEMLKAQVRIHAQHEFPTFENKATHANDAIRLSYGLGWGLYWSPYGEAFFKEGHDDGWRNYTVAFSDSGKGMIIMTNSGNGEGIFKELLEAVLKDSFTPIEWEGYTPYQQLPPRQSK, encoded by the coding sequence ATGCGCACATTGCTTGTCTTTGCATCCTTGTTGGTTTCGGCAGGATTGTTTGCTGCCGAACCCATCCACCGTCTCGATGGCGGCACCATCTCGCCGGAACAGATTGATGCCACCGTCACGCGCTTGATGAAAGCCGCGGAAGTTCCGGGCTTGGGCGTGGCTGTGATCGACGATGGCAAGGTCGTCTACCTGAAGGGCTATGGATTTCGTGACGTGGAAAAGAAGCTGCCATACACGCCTGACACTGTCGCGTATGCTGCCTCGTTCACGAAGTCGGCATTCGCGTACATGGTGTTGCAACTGGTGGATGAGCGTTCGCTCGACTTGGATCGGCCTGTTTATGGGTATCTACCGAAGCCGCTACTGGAGTATGACGACTACAAAGATCTTGCCGGCGACGAGCGCTGGAAAAAGATCACTGCTCGCATGCTGCTGAGCCACACCAGTGGGCTGCCGAACCTGCGCAGGTTCGAGGACGATCAGAAAGTTCACATTCACTTCGAGCCTGGTTCGCGTTACGCGTATTCGGGTGAAGGCCTCAAGCTATTGCAACTCGTGATCGAAACCATTGCCAAGCAGCCATTGCAACAACTGATGGAGAAACGCGTTTTCGAGCCGTTTGGCATGACGCGAACTTCGATGGTTTGGAACGCGGAGTTCGAAGACAATTTTGCCAACGGCTACGATGAGAATGGACGAAACCTCGGGCCCGATCGTAGGAAGAGCGCAGGCGCGGCGGGGTCGATGGTGACGACCATTCGTGACTTCAGCCGGTTCCTGCAATTGGTAATGCATGGCGACCGGCTTTCGCCAAAGATGCATTCCGAAATGCTCAAAGCGCAGGTTCGTATTCATGCACAGCACGAGTTCCCGACGTTTGAGAACAAGGCGACGCACGCCAATGACGCTATCCGGTTGAGCTACGGTTTGGGTTGGGGTTTGTACTGGTCGCCGTATGGCGAGGCCTTCTTCAAAGAGGGTCACGACGACGGCTGGCGCAACTACACAGTGGCCTTTTCCGACTCCGGCAAGGGCATGATCATTATGACGAACAGCGGGAATGGTGAAGGAATCTTCAAGGAGCTACTTGAAGCGGTCCTGAAGGACTCTTTTACGCCGATCGAGTGGGAGGGCTACACACCGTATCAGCAACTGCCACCGCGGCAGTCGAAATAG
- a CDS encoding PadR family transcriptional regulator: MADDLLQGTLDLLVLKVLALGPLHGYGIAQRIRQVSKEVLQVQQGSLYPALHRLEKRGWLTASWEESETGRPAKFYKLSAKGRKQLAEEEKTWARMSAAIALILQSAE, translated from the coding sequence ATGGCTGACGATCTTCTTCAAGGCACACTCGATCTCCTCGTCCTGAAAGTTCTCGCCCTTGGCCCGCTCCACGGCTACGGCATCGCGCAGCGAATCCGCCAGGTATCCAAGGAAGTCCTGCAAGTCCAGCAGGGCTCGCTCTATCCTGCGCTGCATCGCCTGGAAAAGCGCGGCTGGCTCACCGCAAGTTGGGAAGAGAGCGAAACCGGGCGTCCGGCGAAGTTCTACAAGCTTTCCGCGAAGGGTCGCAAACAACTCGCGGAAGAAGAGAAGACGTGGGCGCGAATGTCGGCGGCCATTGCGCTCATATTGCAGAGCGCGGAGTAG
- a CDS encoding prolyl oligopeptidase family serine peptidase has protein sequence MKPLLAIVLLAMCLYAADKPAQVKGGNGITLPPPPATEIKPVAEMIHGVSITDNYRWLEDAKSPDTRAWIDTQMKYTESYLSQVKIRPEIAERLSKLIKVEEYSTPAERGGKYFFMKRLPEENQSSIYVRDGIHGQDQLLVDANKMSADQNTSVTIDDISQDGSLLVYGDRAGGADEEAVHILDVAKKQDLADSLPSARYFGISLSPDKQGIYYSKVNDQGSIVYYHKLGAPSANDELIFGKEFEGEKLGPMDLIGVGITDNQRYLLIYNSQGVPAKRVDVYAKDLRQPSSPVKKIIHGIDNRFNPVNIGDDFYVSTDYQAPNYRVIKIHFGDTDPKQWKTIVPEGKDVISGISLVGGKLFITSLHDVVTQTRIFALDGKQTGEIKYPTLGSASDMSGRENSDHAFYSFQSFISPPTIYHYDVKTGATEVFARPNVPFNADDFELKQVFYTSKDGTKVPMFIASKKGAKRDGKTPALLYAYGGFLVNLTPVWSPRIAWWMEQGGIYAQPNLRGGGEYGEKWHQAGMFEHKQNVFDDYFAAAQYLINEKYTDAQHLAARGGSNGGLLMGAAMTQHPELFGAISCGYPLLDMIRFQNFLVGKWWTSEYGSSDNAEQFPYLLKYSPYHNVKPGMKFPAVMFTTGDSDTRVDPLHARKMAALVQHDNASDRPILMHYQTVSGHSAGVSVTQEVSDIADDLAFLWNETSTN, from the coding sequence ATGAAGCCCTTACTTGCGATCGTCCTACTTGCAATGTGTCTCTACGCCGCTGACAAACCCGCCCAGGTAAAAGGTGGAAACGGGATTACGCTTCCTCCTCCGCCCGCAACCGAAATCAAACCCGTGGCTGAGATGATCCACGGGGTATCAATTACTGACAACTATCGCTGGCTCGAAGACGCCAAGAGCCCCGATACGCGCGCGTGGATCGACACGCAGATGAAGTACACCGAGAGCTATCTCTCGCAGGTCAAAATCCGGCCTGAGATCGCGGAAAGGCTCTCGAAATTGATCAAGGTCGAAGAATACTCAACCCCAGCGGAGCGCGGCGGCAAGTACTTCTTCATGAAACGCCTTCCGGAAGAGAACCAATCTTCCATCTACGTGCGAGACGGCATTCACGGCCAGGATCAGCTCCTTGTGGACGCAAACAAAATGAGCGCGGATCAGAACACTTCCGTCACAATTGACGACATCTCGCAGGACGGCTCGTTGCTTGTCTACGGCGATCGTGCAGGCGGCGCCGACGAAGAGGCCGTACACATCCTCGACGTCGCGAAGAAGCAGGACCTGGCGGATTCGCTGCCGAGCGCGCGTTACTTCGGCATCTCGTTGAGTCCTGACAAGCAGGGCATCTACTACTCCAAGGTCAACGATCAGGGCTCAATCGTTTACTACCACAAGCTCGGAGCACCGTCGGCCAACGACGAGTTGATCTTCGGCAAAGAATTTGAGGGCGAGAAACTCGGACCGATGGACCTGATCGGCGTGGGCATCACCGACAATCAGCGCTACCTCCTCATCTACAACTCGCAGGGTGTGCCAGCGAAGCGCGTGGACGTTTACGCAAAGGACCTGCGCCAGCCAAGTTCGCCGGTAAAGAAGATCATTCACGGAATTGATAATCGCTTCAACCCGGTGAATATCGGCGACGACTTTTACGTTTCCACCGACTACCAGGCACCCAACTATCGGGTGATCAAGATCCACTTCGGCGATACCGACCCCAAGCAGTGGAAGACCATCGTTCCTGAAGGCAAGGATGTGATTTCAGGAATCTCGCTCGTGGGCGGCAAGCTATTCATCACGTCGCTCCACGACGTGGTTACGCAAACCCGCATCTTCGCGCTCGATGGCAAGCAGACTGGCGAAATCAAATACCCGACGCTCGGATCCGCGAGCGATATGTCCGGACGCGAGAATTCCGATCACGCGTTTTACAGCTTCCAATCGTTCATCAGCCCGCCAACGATTTACCACTACGACGTGAAGACCGGCGCGACGGAAGTCTTCGCCCGGCCCAACGTTCCATTCAATGCGGACGACTTCGAGTTGAAACAAGTCTTCTACACGTCGAAAGACGGCACCAAGGTCCCGATGTTCATCGCTTCTAAGAAAGGCGCCAAGCGCGACGGCAAAACACCGGCGCTGCTCTATGCCTACGGCGGTTTCCTGGTGAACCTTACGCCAGTATGGAGCCCGCGAATCGCGTGGTGGATGGAGCAAGGTGGCATCTACGCGCAGCCCAACCTGCGCGGTGGCGGCGAGTACGGCGAAAAGTGGCACCAGGCCGGCATGTTCGAGCACAAACAAAACGTCTTCGACGACTACTTCGCGGCAGCCCAATACCTGATTAACGAAAAGTACACCGACGCCCAGCACCTCGCGGCACGCGGCGGCTCCAACGGTGGCCTGCTCATGGGCGCGGCGATGACCCAACATCCGGAGCTCTTCGGCGCCATCTCGTGCGGCTACCCACTGCTCGATATGATCCGCTTCCAGAATTTCCTCGTCGGCAAGTGGTGGACGAGCGAATATGGCTCTTCCGACAACGCCGAGCAGTTCCCCTATCTGCTGAAGTACTCTCCGTACCACAACGTGAAGCCGGGCATGAAGTTCCCCGCCGTCATGTTCACCACCGGCGACAGTGATACGCGCGTAGATCCGCTCCATGCGCGCAAGATGGCAGCCCTGGTTCAGCATGACAACGCCAGTGATCGCCCCATCCTTATGCATTACCAAACCGTCAGCGGCCATAGCGCCGGCGTCTCGGTAACCCAGGAGGTTTCGGATATCGCCGACGACCTCGCGTTCCTTTGGAACGAAACCAGCACCAATTAG